A DNA window from Dunckerocampus dactyliophorus isolate RoL2022-P2 chromosome 17, RoL_Ddac_1.1, whole genome shotgun sequence contains the following coding sequences:
- the fam166b gene encoding protein FAM166B isoform X1, with the protein MEACSPELRKVLLKRDPNYIPGYSGYCPQLKFQIGKPYGQLTAKLKSPDPHSDSGSPPTGSAWTLRAIPERHSSRIIPGYTGFVPKRQNYVACSYSETCRRAFSDFYQERYANIKRESTALPLTVNYGTSQQSKVPRQKETPLTPISNKTVSYKPLKPFIPIAKPYLLDDDHPYKYFMSGFTGHVPKSRFLIGKGYPVATNEALTQFGRQLPSIRTIDPSHKRGVVPSFTGHIPGMWHTDTTSFLLSKLLKHCLLTFSHRIQIHVRTHFRSTFQEGSGEDCHQESPYVMKLY; encoded by the exons ATGGAGGCATGCAGCCCAGAACTCAGAAAGGTTCTGCTAAAGCGTGACCCAAATTACATACCAGG CTACTCGGGGTATTGTCCACAGCTCAAGTTCCAAATTGGGAAACCGTACGGGCAACTGACAGCCAAGCTGAAGAGTCCGGACCCGCACTCAGATTCCGGTAGTCCTCCTACTGGGTCTGCTTGGACCCTGAGAGCCATCCCTGAGAGACACTCGAGTCGGATCATACCAGGTTACACTG GCTTTGTGCCAAAAAGGCAGAACTATGTTGCCTGCAGTTACTCGGAAACATGTCGGAGGGCATTTTCTGACTTTTACCAAGAGAGATATGCAAATATTAAAAGGGAGTCAACAGCGCTGCCCCTTACTGTCAACTACGGCACCAGTCAGCAGTCAAAG gtccCGAGGCAGAAAGAGACCCCTCTAACTCCAATTTCGAACAAAACCGTGTCCTACAAGCCTTTGAAGCCCTTCATCCCCATTGCAAAACCCTACTTGCTGGATGATGACCACCCCTACAAGTACTTTATGTCAG GATTTACAGGTCACGTGCCCAAATCCCGCTTCCTAATTGGGAAAGGCTACCCTGTCGCTACAAACGAGGCGCTCACCCAGTTTGGGAGGCAGCTACCGTCCATTCGGACAATCGATCCATCACACAAGAGGGGCGTGGTGCCGTCATTCACGGGACATATACCAGGCATGTGGCACACTGACACTACATCATTTCTGTTATCAAAGTTATTAAAGCACTGTTTGCTAACTTTCTCACACAGGATACAAATTCATGTACGGACACACTTTCGGTCGACTTTCCAGGAAGGCTCTGGAGAAGACTGCCACCAAGAGAGCCCATACGTCATGAAGCTATACTAG
- the fam166b gene encoding protein FAM166B isoform X2 has protein sequence MEACSPELRKVLLKRDPNYIPGYSGYCPQLKFQIGKPYGQLTAKLKSPDPHSDSGSPPTGSAWTLRAIPERHSSRIIPGYTGFVPKRQNYVACSYSETCRRAFSDFYQERYANIKRESTALPLTVNYGTSQQSKVPRQKETPLTPISNKTVSYKPLKPFIPIAKPYLLDDDHPYKYFMSGFTGHVPKSRFLIGKGYPVATNEALTQFGRQLPSIRTIDPSHKRGVVPSFTGHIPGYKFMYGHTFGRLSRKALEKTATKRAHTS, from the exons ATGGAGGCATGCAGCCCAGAACTCAGAAAGGTTCTGCTAAAGCGTGACCCAAATTACATACCAGG CTACTCGGGGTATTGTCCACAGCTCAAGTTCCAAATTGGGAAACCGTACGGGCAACTGACAGCCAAGCTGAAGAGTCCGGACCCGCACTCAGATTCCGGTAGTCCTCCTACTGGGTCTGCTTGGACCCTGAGAGCCATCCCTGAGAGACACTCGAGTCGGATCATACCAGGTTACACTG GCTTTGTGCCAAAAAGGCAGAACTATGTTGCCTGCAGTTACTCGGAAACATGTCGGAGGGCATTTTCTGACTTTTACCAAGAGAGATATGCAAATATTAAAAGGGAGTCAACAGCGCTGCCCCTTACTGTCAACTACGGCACCAGTCAGCAGTCAAAG gtccCGAGGCAGAAAGAGACCCCTCTAACTCCAATTTCGAACAAAACCGTGTCCTACAAGCCTTTGAAGCCCTTCATCCCCATTGCAAAACCCTACTTGCTGGATGATGACCACCCCTACAAGTACTTTATGTCAG GATTTACAGGTCACGTGCCCAAATCCCGCTTCCTAATTGGGAAAGGCTACCCTGTCGCTACAAACGAGGCGCTCACCCAGTTTGGGAGGCAGCTACCGTCCATTCGGACAATCGATCCATCACACAAGAGGGGCGTGGTGCCGTCATTCACGGGACATATACCAG GATACAAATTCATGTACGGACACACTTTCGGTCGACTTTCCAGGAAGGCTCTGGAGAAGACTGCCACCAAGAGAGCCCATACGTCATGA
- the si:dkey-106l3.7 gene encoding uncharacterized protein si:dkey-106l3.7, which translates to MNVYRSFGNLMEVWVAEQRPGHEPEYLEVIPGDLPTYSSSSSSFLEKAAREESVDSGVETASTGTSCHTLSEMDLLESTDSYKASSSFGSASLPSSSPPPVSFLPLSSNRAFESSVFNPRVKEALQRSESRRHSEHPAADQHFSLPRRHRTSMMRSESFGLRKTTPSVAAWQISDIRKRISSLSSDKKQGQGEATSTDLSPGFCYLEHVCQMLEDIAKKQLYSRSYQMEMDVLPEDQDEMPSSQASSACQHDSKSLDVAVSFDGDDQKQLHSEDKQFKEYPYGLFRQRSASDTTLSSLHLRKLNLSTRGQQLSTRDLLDQYEDNKKQEETQKINIKNWKIKVGSLKRDSEQLNRNSQTAEPSDKSSTRRHLSQLFRRRRKTLPVSTAH; encoded by the exons ATGAATGTTTACAGGAGTTTTGGCAACCTGATGGAGGTTTGGGTGGCTGAACAAAGACCCGGCCATGAACCAGAATATCTGGAGGTTATTCCTGGGGACTTACCCACATATTCGTCGTCGTCTTCGTCTTTTTTGGAGAAAGCTGCGCGAGAGGAATCTGTGGACTCTGGAGTGGAGACGGCGAGCACTGGCACGTCATGTCACACTCTGTCTGAGATGGACTTGTTGGAATCAACTGACAGCTACAAAGCATCCTCATCATTTGGTTCTGCTTCGCTGCCTTCCTCCTCGCCACCTCCTGTTTCCTTCCTACCCTTGAGTTCAAACAGAGCCTTTGAATCCTCAGTCTTTAACCCAAGAGTGAAGGAAGCCCTCCAGAGGTCGGAATCCAGGCGACATAGTGAACACCCTGCAGCTGACCAACACTTCTCTCTACCAAGACGCCACAGGACCTCCATGATGAGGTCAGAGAGTTTTGGCTTACGGAAGACCACACCATCAGTAGCAGCATGGCAGATATCCGACATAAGAAAGCGGATTTCGTCTTTAAGCAGCGACAAGAAGCAG GGGCAAGGTGAGGCGACGTCCACAGACCTGAGTCCTGGGTTCTGCTACTTGGAGCACGTGTGCCAAATGTTGGAGGACATTGCCAAAAAGCAGCTCTATAGTCGAAGCTACCAGATGGAAATGGATGTCCTACCAGAGGACCAGGACGAGATGCCTTCCAGCCAG GCCTCCAGTGCCTGTCAGCATGACAGTAAGTCATTAGACGTGGCTGTTTCTTTTGACGGTGACGACCAGAAGCAGCTTCACAGCGAGGACAAGCAATTCAAGGAATATCCTTATGGGCTTTTTCGGCAGAGATCAGCCTCAGACACCACTCTATCATCACTGCATCTAA GAAAGTTAAATTTGAGCACCAGGGGGCAGCAACTGAGTACACGTGACCTACTGGACCAGTACgaggacaacaaaaaacag gagGAAACGCAAAAAATCAACATCAAGAACTGGAAGATAAAGGTTGGCTCCCTGAAAAGAGATTCTGAACAGTTGAACAGAAACAG CCAAACCGCAGAGCCTTCTGACAAAAGCTCCACCCGGCGACACCTGAGCCAACTGTttcggaggaggaggaagactcTGCCTGTTTCTACCGCTCACTGA
- the rnf208 gene encoding RING finger protein 208, with protein sequence MSCLRRQPVTIPMDTVKIIQSEKFPRECPVPVTQPRFAPPPRVAWDGGGEGEIIVNQACSDLTLDIAAPPPRPMVSPTAPALRREQSFLAQRKTSANEICYHQFHYKMEDVIVNQYVLRSSSTSSSTSSSSSSGPVMPCEPLDCPTCGHTYNFAGKRPRILSCLHSVCEECLQILYESCPKYKFISCPTCRRETVLFTDYGLAALAINTSILSRLPADPNGPVQWGGDADRSCYQTVRQYCQSACTCHIANPLSSCGIM encoded by the coding sequence ATGTCCTGCCTCAGGCGTCAGCCGGTCACCATCCCAATGGACACGGTCAAGATCATCCAGTCGGAGAAGTTCCCCAGGGAGTGCCCTGTGCCCGTcacccagccccgcttcgcccCGCCACCCAGAGTGGCGTGGGACGGTGGAGGCGAAGGCGAGATCATCGTCAACCAAGCCTGCAGCGACCTGACACTCGACATAGCGGCGCCACCACCCAGGCCCATGGTGTCCCCCACGGCCCCGGCCCTTCGCAGGGAGCAGAGCTTCTTAGCGCAGCGCAAAACCAGTGCCAACGAGATTTGCTACCACCAGTTCCACTACAAGATGGAGGACGTCATCGTCAACCAGTATGTGCTgcgctcctcctccacctcgtCGTCCACTTCCTCGTCATCATCCTCCGGGCCGGTCATGCCCTGCGAGCCCCTTGACTGCCCCACCTGCGGCCACACCTACAACTTTGCCGGCAAGCGTCCTCGCATCCTGTCCTGCCTGCACTCGGTGTGCGAGGAGTGCTTGCAGATCCTCTACGAATCATGCCCCAAGTACAAATTCATCTCCTGCCCCACCTGCCGCCGCGAGACGGTGCTGTTCACCGATTACGGCCTGGCGGCCCTCGCCATCAACACCAGCATCCTGAGCCGGCTGCCCGCCGACCCCAACGGGCCGGTGCAGTGGGGCGGGGACGCCGACCGCAGCTGCTACCAGACTGTGCGCCAGTACTGCCAGTCGGCCTGCACCTGCCATATCGCCAACCCTTTGTCCTCCTGCGGCATCATGTAG